The following are encoded together in the Arcobacter aquimarinus genome:
- a CDS encoding cation:proton antiporter, producing the protein MEKFFLIITICTIIMTAPIISKIVKAPIVVVEIVLGVICGYLGLIYDDETLKLVAKFGFVYLMFLAGLEINFKLVKVIKATLAVNVVLYFILLYTISALVCWVFDLGLTYFVALPIFSLGMIMMLIKEYGKEEPWLNLALSIGVVGEVISILALTLFSGWTEYGLSISFFVSILTIISVVIVTILLLRLSYMIFWWFPELKKFLIPDTQNDKHDQDIRFSISLLLILVSIMLILKIDVVLGAFTAGLFFKMFFNQKHELLEKIESFGFGFFAPIFFIYTGSTVKLDMITYDILEHAIFIMCAIIFIRLISSYLVFYNYLKLKQATLFALSDSMPLTFMVAIAMLSFNYGLITQAEYFSFIIASMIDGLFVMILIRKLYKTFNLQPQKILK; encoded by the coding sequence ATGGAAAAATTTTTTTTAATAATTACAATTTGTACAATAATAATGACAGCTCCAATAATCTCAAAAATTGTTAAAGCACCTATTGTTGTTGTAGAGATAGTATTAGGAGTAATTTGCGGATATTTAGGGCTTATTTATGATGATGAAACTTTAAAGTTAGTAGCTAAATTTGGATTTGTTTATTTGATGTTTTTAGCTGGTTTAGAGATAAATTTTAAATTGGTAAAAGTGATAAAAGCTACTCTTGCTGTGAATGTTGTCCTATATTTTATCTTACTTTATACAATTTCAGCGCTTGTTTGTTGGGTGTTTGATTTAGGATTAACTTATTTTGTTGCACTACCAATATTCTCTTTAGGTATGATTATGATGCTTATTAAAGAGTATGGAAAAGAAGAACCATGGTTAAATTTAGCTTTATCTATAGGTGTTGTAGGTGAAGTAATTAGTATATTAGCACTTACTTTATTTAGTGGTTGGACAGAATATGGATTAAGTATAAGTTTTTTTGTTTCAATCCTTACAATAATAAGTGTTGTTATAGTTACTATATTACTTCTTAGACTTTCTTATATGATATTTTGGTGGTTTCCAGAACTTAAAAAGTTCTTGATTCCTGATACTCAAAATGATAAACATGACCAAGATATAAGATTTTCAATATCTTTACTTTTAATTTTGGTTTCAATAATGTTGATTTTGAAAATTGATGTTGTTCTTGGAGCTTTTACAGCTGGATTATTCTTTAAAATGTTTTTTAATCAAAAACATGAATTACTTGAAAAAATTGAATCTTTTGGATTTGGTTTTTTTGCACCAATATTTTTTATTTATACAGGTTCAACTGTAAAGCTTGATATGATTACTTATGATATTTTGGAACATGCAATTTTTATTATGTGTGCAATAATTTTTATAAGACTTATTAGTTCATATTTAGTTTTTTATAATTATTTAAAATTAAAACAAGCTACTCTTTTTGCATTGAGTGATTCTATGCCTTTAACATTTATGGTAGCAATAGCAATGCTTTCATTTAATTATGGATTGATTACTCAAGCTGAATATTTTTCATTTATTATAGCTAGTATGATAGATGGACTTTTTGTTATGATTTTAATTAGAAAATTATATAAAACTTTTAATCTCCAACCTCAAAAAATATTAAAATAA
- a CDS encoding ATP-dependent helicase: MPLSNLNQEQLEAATCPYGYNLIIASAGTGKTSTIVGRIASLINKGVKPNQILLLTFTNKAAAEMVARVAKFFGKDIAKQIMAGTFHSVSYKLLKELNINITLKQPNELKTLFKSIYEKRVFFERDDEASPYDGGYLYDMYSLYLNSNDGEDFASWIKSKNANHEIYTLIYEDVVAEFNELKTKYGYVNFDDLLTTMLQILKEKEFDFKEILVDEYQDTNPLQGRLLDGFRPKSLFCVGDYDQSIYAFNGSDIGIISTFVKRYENAKVFTLRKNYRSTKPILDLATKVIEYNERVYEKKLEVVRKETEYKPKLLAFNELFSQYEYISELISKSETPHSEIAIIYRNNSSADGIEANLREFSIPARRKGGMSFFDSVEVKFILDILVMQLSHNDMMAFIHIVEHGKGIGKAIAKDIFDALIKLGDGDLLKGFFHPRDDIKNPYENGKIKNQQLGLFDDFVELGSISKFKDCNFEEAFLGNPILKHPKLNVDGGKYLYDIYLLLKQLRRSKNPETLIGGIISSMAYSKLKDFLSTKRATQKDGTINPMQKTKALAKINRKGMLLKNLSRNFNDLSKFINSMILGGSEMSEGEGVNLLSIHASKGLEFKEVYVIDLMDGRFPNRKLMSKGGSIEEERRLFYVAVTRAKDILYLSYAKYDKIKKMTFVASPFLKEAGMIIKDSEES; this comes from the coding sequence ATGCCTTTATCAAATTTAAATCAAGAACAACTAGAAGCGGCAACTTGTCCTTATGGTTATAATCTTATAATAGCAAGTGCTGGAACAGGAAAAACATCTACTATAGTTGGACGAATAGCAAGTTTAATAAACAAAGGTGTTAAACCAAATCAAATACTACTTTTAACTTTTACAAATAAAGCAGCAGCAGAGATGGTAGCAAGAGTTGCAAAATTTTTTGGAAAAGATATAGCAAAGCAGATTATGGCAGGAACTTTTCATTCTGTTTCATATAAACTTCTTAAAGAATTGAATATAAATATTACTTTAAAACAGCCAAATGAATTAAAAACGCTTTTTAAATCTATATATGAAAAAAGAGTTTTTTTTGAAAGAGATGATGAAGCTTCTCCTTATGATGGTGGATATTTATATGATATGTACTCTTTGTATTTAAATTCAAATGATGGAGAAGATTTTGCATCTTGGATAAAGTCAAAAAATGCAAATCATGAAATTTATACTTTAATTTATGAAGATGTAGTTGCTGAATTTAATGAATTAAAAACCAAATATGGATATGTGAATTTTGATGATTTATTAACTACAATGCTTCAAATTCTAAAAGAAAAAGAGTTTGACTTTAAAGAAATTTTAGTAGATGAGTATCAAGATACAAATCCACTTCAAGGAAGATTACTTGATGGATTTAGACCAAAATCACTTTTTTGTGTAGGTGATTATGACCAAAGTATTTATGCTTTTAATGGTTCTGATATTGGAATTATTTCTACTTTTGTAAAAAGATATGAAAATGCAAAAGTTTTTACTTTAAGAAAAAATTATCGTTCAACTAAACCAATTTTAGATTTAGCAACAAAAGTTATTGAATATAATGAAAGAGTTTATGAAAAAAAATTAGAAGTTGTAAGAAAAGAGACAGAATATAAACCTAAGTTACTAGCTTTTAATGAACTTTTTTCACAATATGAATATATTTCTGAACTTATTTCAAAAAGTGAAACTCCACATAGTGAAATAGCTATTATTTATAGAAATAACTCTAGTGCTGATGGAATAGAAGCAAATTTAAGAGAGTTTTCAATTCCAGCACGTAGAAAAGGAGGAATGAGTTTTTTTGATTCAGTTGAAGTTAAATTTATACTTGATATTTTAGTAATGCAACTATCACACAATGATATGATGGCATTTATCCATATAGTTGAACATGGAAAAGGAATAGGAAAAGCTATCGCAAAAGATATTTTTGATGCACTTATAAAATTAGGTGATGGTGATTTATTAAAAGGATTTTTTCATCCAAGAGATGATATTAAAAATCCATATGAAAATGGAAAAATAAAAAATCAACAATTAGGACTTTTTGATGATTTTGTTGAATTAGGTTCTATTTCAAAATTTAAGGATTGTAATTTCGAAGAGGCTTTTTTAGGAAATCCAATATTAAAACATCCAAAATTAAATGTTGATGGTGGAAAATATCTTTATGATATTTATCTACTTTTAAAACAATTAAGAAGGTCAAAAAATCCAGAAACATTAATTGGAGGTATTATTTCATCTATGGCTTATTCAAAGTTAAAAGATTTTTTATCTACAAAACGAGCAACACAAAAAGATGGAACTATAAATCCAATGCAAAAAACAAAAGCCTTAGCAAAAATAAATAGAAAAGGTATGCTTTTAAAAAATCTATCAAGAAATTTCAACGACCTTTCAAAATTTATAAACTCAATGATTTTAGGTGGAAGTGAGATGAGTGAAGGAGAAGGAGTAAATCTACTTTCAATTCATGCTAGCAAAGGTTTGGAGTTCAAAGAAGTTTATGTAATAGATTTAATGGATGGAAGATTTCCGAATCGAAAACTTATGAGTAAAGGTGGAAGTATTGAAGAAGAAAGACGTCTTTTTTATGTTGCAGTTACAAGAGCAAAGGATATCTTATATCTATCTTACGCTAAATATGACAAAATAAAAAAGATGACTTTTGTTGCAAGTCCATTTTTGAAAGAGGCTGGAATGATAATAAAAGATTCTGAAGAGTCTTAA
- the soxC gene encoding sulfite dehydrogenase has translation MKSSEVLQKDTSSKAVQVTSRRDFFRKTAIYSAGALSAASVLSPVSAKADDPAIINEAPWGMKLGDPVDKNLYGMPSPYEHNNIRRTHDLLSSGDAYASISMCPIHESEGIITPNGLFFTRNHGGTAHVDPNEFRLMIHGKVKKEVVLTLEDLKKYPSETRTYFIECPANGSPEWRGPQFNSLQFMKGMMSAAQWTGVMLKTILDDIGLEKDAVWMLAEGSDNAGNPRTIPVEKALDDVMVVWAQNGEALRAEQGYPVRLVVPGWEGNLNTKWLKRLEFSNKPWHSKEETSKYTMLQKSGKAIRYFWVNEVNSVITSPCPEKPWTNLKKGDMVEIEGLAWTGHGTIKGVDISFDGGDNWVEAKLKGLVLPKSWTRFSYIYKWDGKPLLLSSRAYDDFGNIQPTIDEETKAVGVESVYHRNAIVTWEITGKGECNNVQIRKHKKA, from the coding sequence TTGAAAAGCAGCGAAGTTTTACAAAAAGATACTAGCTCTAAAGCTGTTCAAGTAACAAGTAGAAGAGATTTTTTCAGAAAAACAGCTATTTATTCTGCTGGAGCCTTGAGTGCTGCGTCAGTTTTATCGCCAGTTTCTGCGAAAGCAGATGATCCTGCAATAATAAATGAAGCACCTTGGGGTATGAAATTAGGAGATCCTGTAGATAAAAATCTATATGGAATGCCATCTCCGTATGAACATAATAATATTAGAAGAACACATGATTTATTATCATCAGGAGATGCTTATGCATCTATTTCTATGTGTCCAATACATGAATCAGAAGGTATTATTACACCAAATGGATTGTTTTTTACAAGAAATCATGGTGGAACAGCTCATGTTGATCCAAATGAATTCAGATTAATGATTCATGGAAAAGTTAAAAAAGAAGTAGTTTTAACTTTAGAAGATTTAAAAAAATATCCAAGTGAAACAAGAACTTATTTTATTGAATGTCCTGCGAATGGAAGTCCAGAGTGGAGAGGACCTCAATTTAATAGTTTACAATTCATGAAAGGTATGATGAGTGCTGCACAATGGACTGGAGTTATGTTAAAAACAATACTTGATGATATTGGATTAGAGAAAGATGCAGTATGGATGCTTGCAGAAGGTAGTGATAATGCTGGAAATCCAAGAACTATTCCAGTTGAAAAGGCTTTAGATGATGTAATGGTTGTTTGGGCTCAAAATGGTGAAGCATTAAGAGCAGAGCAAGGTTATCCTGTTAGGCTTGTTGTTCCAGGATGGGAAGGTAATTTGAATACGAAATGGCTTAAGAGATTAGAATTTTCTAATAAACCTTGGCATTCTAAAGAAGAGACTTCTAAATATACAATGCTTCAAAAATCAGGTAAAGCAATTAGATATTTTTGGGTAAATGAAGTTAATTCAGTTATAACATCACCATGTCCTGAAAAACCTTGGACAAACCTAAAAAAAGGTGACATGGTAGAAATTGAAGGATTGGCTTGGACTGGACATGGAACAATCAAAGGTGTTGATATTTCATTTGATGGTGGAGATAATTGGGTTGAAGCTAAATTAAAAGGTTTAGTATTACCAAAATCTTGGACTAGATTTAGTTATATTTATAAGTGGGATGGAAAGCCTTTATTATTATCAAGTAGAGCTTATGATGATTTTGGAAATATACAACCTACAATTGATGAAGAGACTAAAGCAGTGGGTGTAGAATCAGTTTACCATAGAAATGCAATTGTAACTTGGGAAATTACAGGAAAAGGAGAGTGTAATAATGTTCAAATTAGAAAACACAAAAAAGCTTAA
- a CDS encoding tyrosine-type recombinase/integrase encodes MKFYNRNGMLYVRKNGMRISTKLLDTVENRKLFESYAKNDEFFKKFDVKENDVPTILDLCEEILKEKETTLKKTSLKAYNSLYHSRIVPYFDKILITDFKPKDVFEWYKTIQDKRTIITCEAILKPAFERAILFEHIESSPFIIKRPKTNSEYTIMPFTIDEINKIIEVSPNRVKNLIAVAFYSGMRIGEVIGLKWEDIDFLDKTISVKRTITSGIEQSPKTKSSERVIDMITQCENHLLAQRKFTGLGEYVFLSVDLKPYNSSSSLAYTWKRILKEADIKYRSIYQLRHSFASNMLSNGENELWVAQMMGHKSSNTTRTKYSKYLKVNRHKKVTFLDTMDTKLAQFC; translated from the coding sequence ATGAAATTTTACAATCGAAACGGAATGCTGTATGTTAGAAAAAATGGAATGAGAATTTCCACAAAATTACTTGATACAGTTGAAAATCGTAAATTATTTGAAAGCTATGCTAAAAATGATGAGTTCTTTAAAAAATTTGATGTTAAAGAGAATGATGTTCCAACAATTTTGGATTTATGTGAAGAAATTTTAAAAGAGAAAGAAACTACTTTAAAAAAGACTTCACTAAAAGCATATAATTCTTTATATCATAGTAGGATTGTTCCCTATTTTGATAAAATCTTAATAACTGATTTTAAACCTAAAGATGTTTTTGAATGGTATAAAACTATTCAAGATAAAAGAACAATTATAACTTGTGAGGCAATTTTAAAACCTGCTTTTGAAAGAGCTATATTGTTTGAACACATTGAATCTTCACCTTTTATAATAAAAAGACCCAAAACAAATAGTGAATATACAATTATGCCTTTTACTATTGATGAAATAAACAAAATAATTGAAGTATCTCCAAATAGAGTTAAAAATTTAATTGCTGTTGCTTTTTACTCTGGAATGAGAATTGGAGAAGTAATTGGTTTAAAATGGGAAGATATAGATTTTCTTGATAAAACAATTAGTGTAAAAAGAACTATAACATCAGGAATTGAACAATCTCCAAAAACAAAATCAAGTGAAAGAGTGATTGATATGATAACTCAGTGTGAAAATCATTTACTTGCACAAAGAAAATTTACTGGACTTGGAGAGTATGTATTTTTAAGTGTTGATTTAAAACCTTATAATTCAAGTTCTTCTTTAGCTTATACTTGGAAAAGAATTTTAAAAGAAGCTGATATAAAATATAGAAGTATCTATCAATTAAGACACTCTTTTGCAAGTAATATGCTTTCAAATGGAGAAAATGAATTATGGGTTGCACAAATGATGGGTCATAAGTCATCAAATACAACTAGAACAAAATATTCTAAATATCTAAAAGTTAATAGACACAAAAAAGTTACTTTCTTAGATACTATGGACACAAAATTGGCACAATTTTGTTAG
- a CDS encoding efflux RND transporter permease subunit yields MFSIFFIKRPIFAKVISIFIVIVGLIALYSLPVAQFPQITPPTIQVSAKYTGGSADAVENSVTRVLEEQLNGVEGMIYMDSTSSSDGNSTINLYFETGYDLNIAAIDVQNRVTLATPSLPDSVKQQGVTTKKKSTSMVQILTLKSDEPLHDALFLSNFASLNIVEELKRIDGIGDVQNLGERKYSMRIWINPDKLSNLGLNVNQVSNAIKEQNLQVALGTIGASPIDTSNKFQYTLTSKTRLTSQKEFEDIIIKENSDGSKVRIKDIARVELGAENYAWSATLNNNPTALLGIYQLPGANALDVAKKVEEKIDELSKRFPQGLKVEATYDTTKFVEVSIKEVIITLFEALVLVLFVVYFFLQSFRTTIIPAIAIPVSLIGTFALLIAMNFSINTLTLFGLILAIGIVVDDAIIVVENVESNLERNPNISLKDATTSAMKEVFAPVISTTLVLLAVFVPVTFIPGISGALYQQFALTIAFAVIISSINALTLSPALCATILRRKKQNDKKNFIFTAFDNALDRFKIVYESFLRKLIKFWYVVVLIYILLLGATYFVFKVLPTGFIPDEDQGTLLASVSLQAGTTLNVSEEVSKKVTEIIKNTEGVKDVLTITGFSVITGAIDSSTATIFIVLDDWEDRQSEQTSIKAITDSINQKANEQINNASVRVFNMPSIPGLSAVGGFELKLQNLSAMPIAEFESYAKDFITKLNEDKAIMMAYTSFNSSYPQYYVDINRDKVSALNIKLNDVFSVLQSYLGSLYVNDFNKYGKTYRVYIQADQNFRSNKNSIENYFVQNKDGENVPLSTIVDIKQVSGVNTITHFNSYQSIAINGIHNIKEGYSSGDAIKALEKIAQANLPSTIGYELSGMSLQEKEAGNAAVYIFLLSLLMVFLFLAAQYESWMMPLMIMLPIPAVMFGALGANMFAGLLNNTYTQIGLVLLIGMSSKNAILIIEFAKELREKGETIIDAAIKASILRLRAILMTIFSFLLGILPLVFASGAGAVSRQSLGTAVFGGMIMSTILTLLLTPILFVILQRLRERKNNSEEIKNV; encoded by the coding sequence ATGTTTTCAATATTTTTTATAAAACGTCCTATTTTTGCAAAAGTTATCTCAATTTTTATTGTAATAGTAGGATTAATAGCTCTTTATTCTCTACCTGTTGCTCAATTTCCTCAAATCACTCCACCAACTATTCAAGTTAGTGCTAAATATACAGGTGGAAGTGCTGATGCTGTTGAAAATTCAGTTACAAGAGTTTTAGAAGAGCAGTTAAATGGTGTTGAAGGTATGATTTATATGGATTCAACTTCTTCATCAGATGGAAATTCTACAATAAATTTATATTTTGAAACTGGATATGATTTAAACATAGCTGCTATTGATGTACAAAATAGAGTAACTTTAGCAACTCCTAGTTTACCGGATAGTGTAAAACAGCAAGGGGTAACAACAAAGAAAAAATCTACTTCTATGGTACAAATCTTGACTTTAAAATCAGATGAGCCTTTACATGATGCTCTGTTTTTATCAAATTTTGCAAGTTTAAATATTGTTGAAGAGTTAAAAAGAATAGATGGAATAGGAGATGTTCAAAATCTAGGAGAGAGAAAATACTCTATGAGAATTTGGATTAATCCTGATAAATTATCAAATTTAGGACTTAATGTAAATCAAGTATCAAATGCTATAAAAGAACAAAATCTTCAAGTAGCACTTGGAACTATAGGTGCTTCTCCTATTGATACTTCAAATAAATTTCAATATACATTAACTTCAAAAACAAGATTAACTTCTCAAAAAGAGTTTGAAGATATTATTATAAAAGAGAATAGTGATGGAAGTAAAGTAAGAATAAAAGATATTGCAAGGGTTGAATTAGGAGCAGAAAATTATGCTTGGAGTGCAACTTTAAACAATAATCCAACAGCATTATTAGGAATTTATCAACTTCCAGGAGCAAATGCTTTGGATGTTGCAAAAAAAGTTGAAGAAAAAATAGATGAACTATCAAAAAGATTTCCTCAAGGTTTAAAAGTTGAAGCAACTTATGATACAACAAAGTTTGTTGAGGTATCTATAAAAGAAGTTATTATAACCCTTTTTGAAGCTCTAGTTTTAGTTTTATTTGTTGTATATTTCTTTTTACAATCATTTAGAACAACTATTATTCCAGCTATTGCAATTCCTGTATCTTTAATAGGAACTTTTGCCTTATTAATAGCTATGAATTTTTCTATTAATACTTTAACTCTTTTTGGTCTTATTTTAGCAATTGGTATTGTTGTTGATGATGCAATTATAGTAGTTGAAAATGTTGAGAGTAATCTAGAAAGAAATCCTAATATTAGTCTAAAAGATGCAACTACAAGTGCTATGAAAGAAGTTTTCGCACCAGTTATTTCTACTACTTTAGTTTTATTAGCTGTATTTGTTCCTGTTACTTTTATTCCTGGAATTTCAGGTGCTTTATACCAACAATTTGCCCTTACAATAGCCTTTGCTGTAATAATTTCATCAATAAATGCACTAACTTTATCACCTGCTTTATGTGCTACTATTTTGAGAAGAAAAAAACAAAACGATAAAAAGAATTTTATTTTTACAGCTTTTGATAATGCTTTAGATAGATTTAAAATAGTTTATGAAAGTTTTTTAAGAAAGTTAATTAAATTTTGGTATGTTGTAGTACTTATTTATATTTTATTATTAGGTGCTACATATTTTGTATTTAAAGTATTACCAACTGGATTTATTCCTGATGAAGACCAAGGAACACTTCTAGCCTCTGTATCATTACAAGCTGGTACAACTTTAAATGTTAGTGAAGAAGTTAGTAAAAAAGTAACTGAAATTATCAAAAATACAGAAGGTGTAAAAGATGTTTTAACAATTACTGGATTTAGTGTAATTACAGGAGCAATTGATTCTTCAACTGCAACTATATTTATAGTTCTTGATGATTGGGAAGATAGACAAAGTGAACAAACATCAATAAAAGCAATTACAGATTCTATAAATCAAAAAGCAAATGAACAGATAAATAATGCAAGTGTTAGAGTATTTAATATGCCTTCAATTCCTGGACTTTCAGCAGTTGGTGGTTTTGAGTTAAAACTACAAAATTTATCAGCTATGCCAATAGCTGAATTTGAATCTTATGCAAAAGATTTTATTACAAAATTAAATGAGGATAAAGCAATTATGATGGCATATACTTCATTTAATAGTAGTTATCCTCAATATTATGTGGATATAAATAGAGATAAAGTTTCAGCTTTAAATATAAAATTAAATGATGTTTTCTCTGTTTTACAAAGTTATTTGGGTTCTTTATATGTAAATGATTTTAATAAATATGGAAAAACATATAGAGTTTATATTCAAGCTGATCAAAATTTTAGATCAAACAAAAATTCAATTGAAAACTATTTTGTTCAAAATAAAGATGGAGAAAATGTTCCTTTAAGCACTATTGTAGATATAAAACAAGTAAGTGGAGTAAATACAATCACTCATTTTAATTCATATCAAAGTATCGCAATAAATGGTATTCATAATATCAAAGAAGGATATAGTTCAGGAGATGCTATAAAAGCCTTAGAAAAGATAGCTCAAGCAAACTTACCAAGCACTATTGGTTATGAATTATCAGGAATGAGTTTACAAGAAAAAGAAGCAGGAAATGCAGCTGTTTATATTTTTTTATTATCACTTTTAATGGTATTTCTATTCTTAGCTGCACAATATGAATCTTGGATGATGCCTTTGATGATTATGTTACCAATTCCTGCTGTTATGTTTGGAGCTTTGGGAGCTAATATGTTTGCTGGTTTATTAAATAATACATATACTCAAATAGGGTTGGTTTTATTAATAGGAATGTCCTCTAAAAATGCTATTTTGATTATAGAATTTGCAAAAGAATTAAGAGAAAAAGGTGAAACTATCATAGATGCTGCTATAAAAGCTTCTATTTTAAGATTAAGAGCCATTTTAATGACAATTTTTTCTTTTTTATTAGGAATTTTACCTTTAGTATTTGCAAGTGGAGCTGGTGCTGTTTCAAGACAATCCTTAGGTACAGCTGTTTTTGGAGGGATGATAATGTCTACAATATTAACTTTACTTTTAACACCGATTTTATTTGTAATTTTACAAAGATTAAGAGAAAGAAAAAATAATAGTGAGGAAATAAAAAATGTTTAA
- a CDS encoding TolC family protein, which translates to MFKKKRVISSICAIFLFSNLNAKDVLLEELINTAIQNNSNIKISKYKEEIKDANYENSKAAYLPRVSAVGEVAKYDIKGSNSNQVEDNVTGFSLSANQLIYDFGKTSNIIDSAKEDYLASNFETVKNISFTVLKIKEAYYDILSSFQQINLAEESIKIDELHLIQAEKYYKAGVRTLIDVTDAQLKLSNSKLELIQAQYNLKNAQTKLISILGVDETKKIDIKNAQEITSLAKSLEMTNLQLENLLNKGYENRPELKMFEKQINAQKLKLKSNKAEYYPRVDFDATYSDKDSDKIASVDVRQATAGVYLKWDLYTGDSTQANIKSSLASLNSSKQQLIQEKLQIKEDITNAYFKLKESEESINIALLSVDLSTVKLDLANKRYQAGLNDLVELNESKLQYTQAKSNLINTYYSYLSSKANLDYAIGVIY; encoded by the coding sequence ATGTTTAAGAAAAAAAGAGTAATTTCATCAATTTGTGCGATTTTTTTATTTTCAAATTTAAATGCTAAAGATGTTTTGCTTGAAGAGTTGATAAATACAGCTATCCAAAACAATAGTAATATAAAAATAAGTAAATATAAAGAAGAGATAAAAGATGCAAATTATGAAAATAGTAAAGCAGCTTATCTCCCAAGAGTATCTGCCGTAGGTGAGGTGGCTAAATATGATATTAAAGGAAGTAATTCAAATCAAGTTGAAGATAATGTAACAGGTTTTAGTCTAAGTGCAAATCAATTAATATATGATTTTGGAAAAACCTCAAATATTATTGATTCAGCTAAAGAGGATTATCTTGCTTCAAATTTTGAAACGGTAAAAAATATATCTTTTACAGTTTTAAAAATAAAAGAGGCTTATTATGATATTTTGAGTAGTTTTCAGCAAATAAATCTAGCAGAAGAATCAATTAAAATAGATGAATTACATTTAATTCAAGCTGAGAAATATTATAAAGCAGGAGTTCGAACACTTATTGATGTTACAGATGCACAACTTAAATTGTCAAATTCAAAACTTGAATTAATTCAAGCTCAATACAATCTAAAAAATGCCCAAACTAAACTAATTTCTATTTTAGGTGTTGATGAAACCAAAAAAATAGACATTAAAAATGCTCAAGAAATTACATCTTTAGCAAAGAGTTTAGAAATGACTAATTTACAATTAGAAAATCTTTTAAATAAAGGATATGAAAATAGACCTGAATTAAAAATGTTTGAAAAACAGATAAATGCTCAAAAATTAAAACTAAAAAGTAATAAAGCAGAATACTATCCAAGAGTAGATTTTGATGCAACATATAGTGATAAAGATTCAGATAAAATTGCAAGTGTAGATGTTAGACAAGCAACAGCTGGAGTTTATTTGAAATGGGATTTATATACAGGCGATTCAACTCAGGCAAATATAAAAAGTTCACTTGCTAGTTTAAATAGTTCAAAACAGCAATTAATTCAAGAAAAATTACAAATAAAAGAAGATATAACAAACGCTTATTTCAAATTAAAAGAGAGTGAAGAGAGCATAAACATAGCTCTTTTAAGTGTAGATTTGTCCACTGTTAAACTTGATTTAGCAAATAAAAGATATCAAGCTGGATTAAATGATTTAGTTGAATTAAATGAATCAAAACTTCAATACACACAAGCTAAAAGTAATCTTATAAATACTTATTATAGCTATCTAAGTTCAAAAGCAAATTTAGATTATGCAATAGGAGTTATTTATTAA